The following proteins are encoded in a genomic region of Methanoculleus bourgensis MS2:
- a CDS encoding LURP-one-related/scramblase family protein translates to MMRRRVAGGPGGREEGAHRYRMRERLVSIGDDYWIEDYAGERVFKVDGKALRLRSTLIIQNKEGQDLYQIQEKMLRIKDTMEIERAGGGVAATIKKALIAPLRDRWTVRVADGPEMDVQGNILDHEYRISAGRDRVAEVSKKWFRVRDTYGVEIAPGQDDALILAITAAIDQMAHD, encoded by the coding sequence ATGATGCGAAGAAGAGTTGCAGGCGGCCCGGGAGGCCGCGAAGAGGGTGCGCACCGCTACAGGATGCGGGAGAGGCTCGTCTCCATCGGGGACGACTACTGGATCGAGGATTACGCCGGAGAACGGGTGTTCAAGGTGGACGGCAAGGCGCTGCGCCTGCGGAGCACCCTGATCATCCAGAACAAGGAGGGGCAGGACCTCTACCAGATCCAGGAGAAGATGCTCCGCATCAAAGACACCATGGAGATCGAGCGGGCCGGCGGCGGTGTGGCGGCGACGATCAAAAAAGCCCTGATCGCCCCGCTCCGCGACCGGTGGACGGTCAGGGTGGCTGACGGACCGGAGATGGATGTCCAGGGAAACATCCTGGACCACGAGTACCGGATCAGCGCCGGGCGGGACCGGGTCGCCGAGGTCTCGAAGAAGTGGTTCCGGGTCAGGGACACCTACGGCGTGGAGATTGCCCCGGGACAGGACGACGCACTGATCCTTGCGATAACGGCCGCAATCGACCAGATGGCACACGATTAG
- a CDS encoding ferredoxin-thioredoxin reductase catalytic domain-containing protein, with translation MPDGVSGEDVDRLMRELDREAETGGYHLNPDREFTRSLVRGLLVNRERYGYISCPCRLASGNRADDLDIICPCDYRDPDLTDYGACYCALYVTADVSAGRRAAEPVPERRPPPEERRRHDEERAAAARIPGALTYPVWRCRVCGYLCARDEPPEVCPICRVPKDRFERFM, from the coding sequence ATGCCTGACGGGGTGAGCGGTGAGGACGTCGACCGCCTCATGCGTGAACTCGATCGCGAGGCTGAGACCGGCGGCTACCACCTAAACCCGGACCGGGAGTTCACCCGGAGCCTCGTCCGGGGATTGCTTGTGAACCGGGAGCGCTACGGCTACATCTCATGCCCCTGCCGGCTCGCGTCCGGGAACCGGGCAGACGACCTCGACATCATCTGCCCCTGCGACTACCGGGACCCTGACCTTACCGATTACGGCGCCTGCTACTGCGCCCTCTACGTCACCGCAGACGTCAGTGCCGGCAGGCGTGCCGCGGAACCCGTGCCGGAACGGAGGCCGCCTCCGGAGGAGCGGCGGCGGCATGACGAGGAGCGGGCGGCGGCCGCCCGGATTCCTGGAGCCCTGACCTACCCGGTCTGGCGCTGCCGTGTCTGCGGCTACCTCTGCGCGCGGGACGAACCGCCTGAGGTCTGCCCGATCTGCCGTGTGCCTAAGGACCGGTTCGAGCGGTTCATGTAA
- a CDS encoding elongation factor 1-beta: MGDVAIILKIMPESPEVDREALKSAIRAAVPVNDIREEPIGFGLVALKAVVVVPDKAGAPDEVETALRNLQGVGSAEIIESTLV; the protein is encoded by the coding sequence ATGGGAGACGTAGCCATCATCCTGAAGATTATGCCCGAATCCCCGGAAGTCGACCGTGAAGCGCTCAAAAGCGCGATCAGGGCGGCTGTCCCGGTCAATGATATCAGGGAAGAGCCGATCGGGTTCGGCCTCGTGGCACTGAAGGCCGTCGTCGTGGTTCCCGACAAAGCCGGGGCTCCCGACGAGGTTGAGACAGCGCTCCGGAATCTTCAGGGTGTCGGAAGCGCCGAGATCATCGAGTCCACGCTCGTATAA
- the ftsA gene encoding coenzyme F390 synthetase gives MAMNRYHNQAVETLARPDLDALIDERVRYTVRYADEHSPFYRRWFERHNVLPEAIREHEDLRDLPIISGATIRRYQPPQAGAFCFKSVPWEAVFTINETSGTSGIPKSFFLTWEDWERYAEKYARLFVSQGFGPGDRVVVCTSYGMNVGANTMTLAARDLGVTIIPEGKCTFPVRVMAHYRPTAVIGSVFKLLRLARRMEAEGVAPRDAGVKRLVVGGESFAPESRRYLEEVWGCPVYNTYGSTEGTMCGECVCQAGLHVPEDLVHFDLYDPRMERFVGDGETGRLVYTTLLPPGGKAGTLLINYDTEDTCSVVSRERCRCGRTHMRIDYPRREAETFRIGEAPLTRVDLEAAVFQPENMVSLNGEYEAFIYGGDETGETILRVSMECVDPARVDPAAVEETFLAALFRSAPGLSTAYEDGTLRILCNITPPGGLELHRAPGRPKRIVDRR, from the coding sequence ATGGCGATGAACCGGTACCACAACCAGGCAGTGGAGACGCTTGCCCGCCCGGATCTCGACGCGCTCATCGACGAGCGGGTCCGCTATACAGTCAGGTACGCAGACGAACACTCCCCCTTCTACCGCCGGTGGTTTGAGCGGCACAACGTCCTCCCGGAGGCGATCCGGGAGCACGAGGACCTCCGCGACCTCCCGATCATCTCGGGCGCCACGATCCGGCGCTACCAGCCCCCGCAGGCAGGGGCGTTCTGCTTCAAGAGTGTCCCCTGGGAAGCGGTCTTCACGATCAACGAGACCTCGGGGACGAGCGGGATCCCGAAGAGTTTTTTCCTCACCTGGGAGGACTGGGAGCGGTATGCCGAGAAGTACGCCCGGCTCTTCGTCTCGCAGGGGTTCGGGCCCGGCGACCGGGTGGTGGTCTGCACCTCCTACGGTATGAACGTCGGTGCGAACACCATGACGCTTGCCGCCCGGGATCTCGGGGTGACGATCATCCCGGAGGGGAAATGCACCTTCCCGGTCAGGGTGATGGCGCATTACCGCCCGACGGCGGTGATCGGGAGCGTCTTTAAGCTCCTCCGGCTCGCCCGCCGAATGGAGGCGGAGGGGGTAGCGCCACGGGACGCGGGCGTGAAACGCCTCGTCGTCGGGGGCGAGAGTTTCGCCCCGGAGTCCCGGCGCTACCTGGAGGAGGTCTGGGGGTGCCCGGTCTACAACACCTACGGGAGCACCGAGGGGACGATGTGCGGCGAGTGCGTCTGCCAGGCCGGGCTCCACGTCCCCGAGGACCTGGTCCACTTCGACCTCTACGACCCCCGGATGGAGCGGTTCGTCGGGGATGGCGAGACCGGGCGGCTGGTCTATACGACCCTCCTCCCTCCCGGCGGAAAGGCGGGGACGCTTCTCATCAACTACGATACTGAGGATACCTGTTCGGTCGTCTCCCGGGAACGGTGCCGGTGCGGGCGAACGCATATGCGGATCGATTATCCCCGGCGCGAGGCTGAGACGTTCCGGATCGGGGAGGCTCCGCTCACCCGGGTGGACCTGGAGGCGGCGGTCTTCCAGCCCGAGAACATGGTCTCCCTGAACGGTGAGTACGAGGCGTTCATCTACGGCGGCGACGAGACAGGGGAGACCATCCTCCGGGTGAGCATGGAATGCGTCGACCCTGCCCGCGTCGACCCGGCGGCCGTTGAGGAGACGTTCCTTGCCGCTCTCTTCAGGTCGGCCCCGGGTCTTTCGACGGCGTATGAGGACGGAACCCTGCGCATCCTCTGCAACATCACTCCCCCGGGAGGGCTCGAGCTCCACCGGGCACCCGGCCGGCCGAAACGGATCGTGGACCGGCGGTGA
- a CDS encoding small multi-drug export protein: MREALFERKSGAPGEHEKEIYAVPLSLPARTAEMFLSAVLIWLRQAIKALAALFLFATLLPLALGLALGIPTAQVLALISSTIVLQANAAFVGVGMGMHPVAVLVIMTLVEVGSVLAILFICDAFAIQSARVRDMLRRTEEKMQRVPYLAKYGAITLIILPAMPVVGLYSSAVIGWILRWDRGLSLLFITIGWVAVTVFLILVALGFVRVLA; encoded by the coding sequence GTGCGAGAGGCACTCTTTGAGCGCAAGTCTGGTGCGCCTGGTGAACATGAGAAAGAGATATATGCGGTCCCGCTCTCCCTGCCTGCAAGGACGGCAGAGATGTTCCTCTCAGCTGTGTTGATCTGGCTTCGTCAGGCCATAAAGGCGCTGGCAGCATTGTTTCTCTTCGCTACACTCCTCCCCCTCGCTCTTGGCCTGGCTCTCGGCATCCCGACGGCACAGGTGCTCGCTCTGATCTCGTCCACCATCGTTCTCCAGGCAAATGCCGCCTTTGTCGGCGTGGGGATGGGGATGCATCCCGTCGCGGTCCTCGTGATCATGACGCTGGTCGAGGTCGGTAGCGTGCTTGCTATTCTGTTCATCTGCGATGCGTTCGCCATCCAGTCGGCACGCGTCAGGGATATGCTCCGGCGCACTGAGGAGAAGATGCAGAGGGTACCGTATCTTGCGAAATACGGTGCAATCACCCTCATCATCCTCCCGGCGATGCCGGTCGTCGGCCTCTACTCGAGCGCTGTGATCGGCTGGATCCTGCGGTGGGACAGAGGTCTCTCCCTCCTCTTCATCACCATAGGGTGGGTTGCTGTCACGGTCTTTCTCATACTTGTCGCACTCGGGTTCGTGCGGGTGCTCGCCTGA
- a CDS encoding amino acid kinase family protein — translation MTTLASPLVVKVGGSLFDRVAPLLDIFREVGRPVLIVPGGGKFADLVRRLAVSDTAGHWMATAGMEQFGWYISSHGVPAATEIALPAGVTVLLPYCALREADPLPHSWEVTSDTIAAWVAKELSIDLLLLKSVDGIHRHRRLISRVEDPALTCEEVDPLFIPFVFEHGIRARVINGRHADRVRGALREEAVTGTLVDPRF, via the coding sequence ATGACAACGCTTGCATCCCCGCTGGTTGTCAAGGTGGGCGGAAGCCTCTTTGACCGGGTCGCCCCCCTGCTCGATATCTTCCGGGAGGTCGGGCGTCCGGTGCTGATCGTGCCGGGCGGCGGGAAGTTCGCCGACCTCGTCCGGCGCCTCGCCGTCTCCGATACCGCCGGTCACTGGATGGCGACCGCCGGAATGGAGCAGTTTGGGTGGTATATCTCCTCGCACGGCGTCCCGGCGGCCACCGAGATCGCTCTCCCCGCCGGAGTGACGGTCCTCCTCCCCTACTGCGCCCTGCGGGAGGCCGATCCCCTCCCCCATTCCTGGGAGGTCACCTCTGACACCATCGCCGCCTGGGTCGCAAAAGAACTCTCCATCGACCTTCTCCTCCTCAAATCGGTCGACGGCATCCACCGTCACCGGCGACTCATCTCTCGGGTTGAGGATCCCGCCCTCACCTGCGAGGAGGTCGACCCCCTCTTCATTCCGTTCGTCTTCGAGCACGGCATCAGGGCCAGGGTGATCAACGGGAGACACGCCGACCGGGTCCGGGGAGCCCTCCGGGAAGAGGCGGTCACCGGGACCCTTGTCGACCCGAGATTTTAA
- a CDS encoding SpoIIAA family protein, with translation MLDRMKESSGSVLGFRFDGKLSESDYATILIPELERAMNEHQMVRILFKIEGFRSWRPGEGWEAFRQWPGMESVDRIAIVGGERWREWMNRFPALFVGFNDIDVRYFPESRQRDAWGWLREGLVRVLLAAE, from the coding sequence ATGCTTGACCGGATGAAAGAGAGTTCAGGTAGTGTTCTCGGTTTCCGGTTCGATGGAAAGCTGAGCGAGAGCGATTACGCCACCATCCTGATCCCGGAACTCGAGCGAGCGATGAACGAACACCAGATGGTCCGGATCCTCTTCAAGATAGAGGGCTTCCGGAGCTGGAGGCCGGGGGAGGGCTGGGAAGCCTTCAGGCAGTGGCCGGGGATGGAGAGCGTCGACCGGATCGCTATTGTCGGCGGAGAGCGGTGGCGGGAGTGGATGAACCGCTTTCCCGCGCTCTTTGTCGGGTTTAACGACATTGACGTTCGCTACTTCCCGGAGAGCCGCCAACGGGACGCCTGGGGCTGGCTGCGCGAAGGGTTGGTCCGGGTTCTTCTGGCCGCTGAATGA
- a CDS encoding zinc finger domain-containing protein: MIGNLRGKTMTARDRCTSCNATLAETGCTRFPCPECEHEIQRCYRCREQSIAYTCPNCGFRGP; the protein is encoded by the coding sequence ATGATAGGTAATCTTCGAGGAAAAACGATGACAGCGAGAGATCGATGTACCTCCTGCAACGCCACCCTGGCCGAGACCGGCTGTACCCGGTTCCCGTGCCCGGAGTGTGAGCATGAGATCCAGAGATGCTACCGGTGCAGGGAGCAGAGCATAGCCTATACATGTCCGAATTGCGGGTTCCGGGGGCCATAA
- a CDS encoding AI-2E family transporter: MLASLTRVLVIGAILVTGMHLAATLVNPVLVAFAISVIASPAVYWLEQRGLRRWIAASAVVGIIAGVSLLLLAVLGVSLLQLDRALPAYQELLKEQLTLLDGTGTDLAAQLPGSSGNASLLPSLETIIAGLAELAIDFLVTIIVTVVMLLEIAGLRQKLRTIPGGNGAGLEGQFTAFCLSLNRYVGIRTRGSLVTGTVVALLLWFMGIDTPVLWAILIVLFSYIPFLGLPIASIPPIGLAWLRYGLTGAVAVAAGITIIDYLSRTRFTPHPAQRELELSPLVIILSVFFWLLVLGVPGLFLAVPLTLFAKAVLAAVDDTRWLAALMEQAKETA; encoded by the coding sequence ATGCTTGCCTCGCTCACCCGCGTTCTTGTCATCGGCGCCATACTGGTCACCGGCATGCACCTTGCCGCCACGCTGGTAAACCCGGTCCTCGTAGCCTTTGCCATCTCCGTCATTGCCTCTCCGGCCGTCTACTGGCTGGAACAGCGGGGCCTCCGGCGATGGATAGCGGCGAGCGCCGTCGTCGGGATCATCGCCGGGGTGAGCCTGCTCCTCCTCGCCGTCCTCGGCGTCTCGCTCCTCCAACTCGACAGAGCGCTTCCCGCCTACCAGGAACTCTTAAAGGAGCAACTGACACTCCTGGACGGCACCGGAACGGACCTCGCCGCGCAGCTCCCGGGCTCGTCAGGCAACGCATCTCTCCTCCCCTCTCTTGAGACCATCATCGCGGGGCTTGCGGAACTGGCGATCGATTTTCTGGTGACCATCATCGTCACGGTCGTTATGCTGCTGGAGATCGCCGGGCTCCGGCAGAAACTCCGCACCATACCCGGGGGCAACGGCGCCGGTCTTGAAGGACAGTTTACCGCGTTCTGCCTGAGCCTGAACAGGTACGTCGGCATCAGGACGCGGGGGAGCCTCGTCACCGGCACCGTGGTCGCACTTCTGCTCTGGTTCATGGGTATCGATACGCCGGTGCTCTGGGCAATCCTGATCGTCCTCTTCAGTTACATACCATTCCTCGGCCTGCCCATCGCGTCGATCCCGCCCATCGGCCTCGCCTGGCTCCGTTACGGGCTCACCGGCGCAGTGGCCGTCGCCGCCGGGATCACGATCATCGACTACCTCTCCCGGACCCGGTTCACCCCACACCCGGCGCAACGGGAACTCGAACTCTCCCCGCTCGTCATCATCCTCTCGGTCTTCTTCTGGCTCCTTGTGCTCGGCGTCCCGGGGCTCTTCCTCGCTGTGCCGCTGACGCTCTTTGCGAAGGCGGTGCTCGCCGCCGTTGATGACACCCGCTGGCTCGCGGCACTGATGGAACAGGCCAAAGAGACCGCATGA
- a CDS encoding winged helix-turn-helix domain-containing protein: MDEVNLPPSSRKILGLLEDGGALTHKELVRLSNLAPRTVRYALKRLKDNDMIVEKFNFRDARQILYEYKDSQMVSTP, encoded by the coding sequence ATGGATGAAGTGAATCTCCCCCCATCCTCCCGCAAGATCCTCGGGCTGCTTGAGGATGGGGGCGCCCTGACTCACAAGGAGCTTGTCCGCCTCAGCAACCTGGCGCCCCGGACCGTCCGGTATGCCTTAAAGAGGCTCAAAGACAATGATATGATCGTGGAGAAGTTCAACTTCAGGGATGCGCGGCAAATCCTCTACGAGTACAAAGATTCCCAGATGGTGTCAACACCATGA
- a CDS encoding transcriptional regulator, with protein sequence MTEPPSCDIMRCETLARRLLPRMRAEMVYRLVSERGISQSEVSKRLGISRAAVSQYMSRKRGFTRQDFPGELNLVIERWVSAVASGEGTITICDVCRSADRAGNR encoded by the coding sequence ATGACCGAGCCGCCGTCCTGTGATATCATGCGCTGTGAAACGCTCGCCCGGAGGCTGCTTCCCCGGATGCGTGCCGAGATGGTCTACCGTCTGGTGAGCGAGCGCGGCATCAGCCAGAGCGAGGTCTCGAAGCGTCTTGGGATCAGCAGGGCCGCAGTCTCCCAGTATATGAGCCGGAAACGTGGATTTACCCGGCAGGATTTCCCCGGGGAGCTCAATCTGGTCATTGAGCGGTGGGTCTCCGCCGTCGCCTCCGGTGAAGGAACGATCACCATCTGTGATGTCTGCCGCTCCGCCGATCGTGCCGGAAACCGGTGA
- a CDS encoding phospholipase D-like domain-containing protein, producing the protein MRRIAAVILLLCLLAGTACGILITEFCPDPYLPRDPDEYLVLEGEGVLDGFVVSDGEGGFRFPPGTQISGRLVVARDGPAFERTHGYPPDFEIEEHTPTMPNVIPNGNLLMANQADELYLYRGTTLLQKVAWPADVHPREGQIHYLEDGVWDPRPLFIGQSRFPAATFEDVAVTAFAAPDCAYEVFGATVASAEREILVNVYEFTDRAMAEGLIRARERGVAVTVLLEGGPVGGIPPEERAVAGALNRSGIPVLMMTTTDVGHAKYRYDHAKYLVVDGNTVLVGSENYKPGGYPAPGLQGNRGWGVCLKDPGLAAYFREVFLFDTGGGDIVPLEGTGGEIHTPWAPSYTVEFAPCRTGGARVTPVLSPDTSHLITRMIEGAEESIAIEQAYIKNQTKYELNPFLAAAINASRRGVTVQVLLDSFWFNIEGDADNDEMVDLINRIAAAEGLPLAARLADLEGNNLAKIHNKGVIVDGRAVLVSSINWNANSPGFNREAGVIIEHPDIAAYYTRVFLDDWEASCAGGAGDVYGVDRLKIVAAACILAGLAALYLYRRGRT; encoded by the coding sequence ATGCGCCGGATCGCCGCGGTCATCCTGCTCCTCTGCCTTCTTGCCGGCACAGCCTGCGGCATCCTGATCACCGAGTTCTGTCCTGACCCCTACCTGCCCCGCGATCCCGACGAGTACCTGGTGCTCGAGGGGGAGGGGGTGCTTGACGGGTTCGTCGTCTCCGACGGCGAAGGCGGGTTCCGGTTCCCGCCGGGAACCCAGATCAGCGGGCGGCTGGTGGTCGCGAGAGACGGCCCCGCGTTCGAGCGGACCCACGGCTACCCGCCCGACTTCGAGATCGAAGAGCACACACCGACCATGCCGAACGTGATCCCGAACGGGAACCTCCTGATGGCCAATCAGGCCGACGAACTCTACCTCTACCGGGGGACCACGCTTCTCCAGAAGGTCGCCTGGCCGGCCGACGTCCACCCCCGGGAAGGCCAGATCCACTACCTGGAGGACGGCGTCTGGGACCCGCGCCCGCTCTTCATCGGCCAGTCCCGCTTCCCGGCCGCGACCTTCGAGGACGTAGCGGTGACCGCGTTTGCCGCTCCCGACTGTGCGTATGAGGTATTCGGGGCGACCGTCGCGTCGGCAGAGCGCGAAATTCTGGTAAACGTCTACGAGTTCACCGACCGGGCCATGGCAGAGGGCCTCATCAGGGCCCGCGAGCGGGGCGTCGCCGTGACCGTCCTCCTCGAAGGGGGACCGGTGGGCGGGATCCCGCCGGAGGAGCGGGCGGTCGCGGGCGCCCTCAACCGGAGCGGCATCCCGGTCCTCATGATGACGACAACCGACGTGGGTCACGCGAAGTACCGCTACGACCATGCCAAGTACCTGGTCGTCGACGGGAACACGGTTCTCGTCGGGAGCGAGAACTACAAGCCCGGCGGCTACCCGGCACCGGGGCTGCAGGGCAACCGCGGATGGGGGGTATGCCTAAAAGATCCGGGGCTTGCCGCTTACTTCCGGGAGGTCTTCCTCTTCGACACCGGCGGCGGGGATATCGTCCCACTTGAGGGGACGGGGGGCGAGATCCACACGCCCTGGGCACCGTCCTATACCGTGGAGTTTGCGCCCTGCCGCACAGGGGGGGCACGGGTCACACCGGTACTCTCTCCCGATACAAGCCACCTCATCACCCGGATGATCGAGGGGGCTGAGGAGAGCATCGCTATCGAGCAGGCCTACATCAAGAACCAGACGAAGTACGAATTAAACCCCTTCCTTGCTGCCGCGATCAACGCCTCCCGCCGGGGTGTCACGGTGCAGGTGCTCCTCGACTCATTCTGGTTCAACATCGAGGGCGACGCCGACAATGATGAGATGGTCGATCTCATCAACCGGATCGCCGCAGCCGAAGGGCTGCCGCTCGCAGCAAGGCTCGCGGACCTGGAGGGGAACAACCTCGCAAAGATCCATAACAAGGGTGTCATCGTCGACGGCCGGGCGGTTCTTGTCAGCAGCATCAACTGGAACGCCAACTCGCCGGGGTTCAACCGGGAAGCAGGCGTGATCATCGAGCACCCCGATATCGCCGCCTACTACACCAGGGTCTTCCTGGACGATTGGGAGGCCTCGTGTGCAGGTGGGGCCGGGGACGTCTACGGGGTGGACCGGCTCAAAATAGTGGCTGCGGCGTGCATACTGGCCGGACTTGCGGCGCTCTACCTCTACCGACGTGGACGCACATGA
- a CDS encoding HdeD family acid-resistance protein, producing MVNATFGVGTPGLTRPAPLPRWLVLLQGIIALVFGILLLVYPVGTLAVLVVFLGIYWLINGIFVLASLYSDRTDLWWKMLVSVLGILAGILVLAYPLYSTILLPTLLAIIIGVEGLIIGAVQLARGLGGAGWGAGILGIVSIIFGLILIANPFVAALALVVILAILAIIGGCAAIIVALRMHT from the coding sequence ATGGTAAACGCAACATTCGGCGTCGGCACGCCCGGTCTTACGAGGCCGGCTCCCCTGCCCCGGTGGCTCGTGCTGCTCCAGGGTATCATCGCCCTCGTCTTTGGTATCCTGCTCCTGGTGTACCCAGTCGGGACGCTTGCCGTCCTTGTCGTATTCCTTGGCATATACTGGTTGATTAATGGTATCTTCGTCCTGGCAAGCCTCTATTCGGACAGGACAGACCTCTGGTGGAAGATGCTTGTCAGCGTCCTCGGCATCCTCGCCGGCATCCTGGTCCTGGCCTACCCGCTTTACAGCACAATCCTCCTCCCGACACTCCTTGCCATCATCATCGGTGTGGAGGGGTTGATCATCGGTGCCGTCCAGCTGGCACGGGGCCTCGGGGGCGCCGGCTGGGGTGCCGGGATTCTCGGCATCGTGAGCATCATCTTCGGGCTCATCCTGATCGCAAACCCGTTCGTCGCTGCTCTCGCGCTTGTCGTGATCCTCGCGATCCTCGCGATCATCGGAGGGTGTGCGGCAATCATCGTTGCGCTCCGGATGCATACATAA
- a CDS encoding glutaredoxin family protein has translation MELVHVPGENRGRIMLYALSTCGWCARTKDLLTNLGVEFSYLYVDLLQGEERDRVVREVERWNPRLSFPTVVINDAKVVVGYQESEIREALNA, from the coding sequence ATGGAACTTGTGCACGTGCCCGGCGAGAACCGCGGCAGGATCATGCTCTACGCCCTGAGCACCTGCGGCTGGTGCGCCCGGACAAAAGACCTCCTCACGAACCTCGGCGTCGAATTCTCCTACCTCTACGTCGACCTCCTTCAGGGCGAGGAGCGGGACCGGGTCGTACGGGAGGTCGAACGGTGGAACCCCAGGCTCTCGTTCCCGACGGTGGTCATCAACGATGCGAAGGTAGTCGTGGGCTACCAGGAGAGCGAGATCAGGGAGGCCCTCAATGCCTGA
- a CDS encoding malate dehydrogenase — protein MAKVTIIGATGNVGMFAAHTVSEIPYVSEMLLVGRPGREDFLGGCCHDLSDSFAARGTHVRLSYSTRLADAEDSDVIICTAGVPRKPGQDRNDLALENAKIVAETAETIGRCSPDAILFMVTNPVDVITAVALKYSGFQPRQVFGLGTHLDSMRLKSLIARYFRVHVSEVHTRIIGEHGESMVPLWSATTIGGIQIHNLPTFSGLPVQEMIDAVRTSGQAIIKDKGSTVYGPGEAIATLVRTILGDENRILTVSSYITSEVHGIGDVCIGVPARLNRNGVFPVPIRLQGDEVTGFQESVQKIRTITTEVMERLEEAR, from the coding sequence ATGGCAAAGGTAACGATTATCGGGGCTACAGGGAACGTCGGCATGTTCGCGGCCCATACCGTATCCGAGATTCCGTACGTCAGCGAGATGCTGCTCGTCGGGAGGCCCGGACGCGAAGATTTTCTCGGGGGCTGCTGTCATGACCTCTCCGATTCATTTGCTGCGCGGGGCACCCATGTCAGGCTCTCGTACAGCACCCGCCTTGCCGATGCAGAAGACTCTGATGTCATCATCTGCACAGCGGGGGTTCCCCGGAAACCCGGCCAGGACCGGAACGACCTTGCTCTCGAGAACGCAAAGATCGTCGCCGAGACTGCCGAAACCATCGGCAGGTGCTCGCCGGACGCTATTCTCTTCATGGTCACAAACCCGGTCGACGTCATAACCGCCGTCGCCCTGAAGTACTCGGGGTTCCAGCCGAGACAGGTCTTCGGCCTCGGGACGCACCTGGACTCAATGCGTCTAAAATCCCTGATCGCCCGGTATTTCCGGGTCCACGTCAGCGAGGTGCATACCCGTATCATCGGCGAGCACGGCGAGAGCATGGTACCACTCTGGTCGGCGACGACGATCGGCGGCATCCAGATCCACAACCTGCCCACGTTCTCAGGACTGCCTGTCCAGGAGATGATCGATGCGGTCCGCACAAGCGGCCAGGCGATCATCAAGGATAAGGGCTCTACGGTCTACGGACCCGGGGAAGCGATTGCGACCCTGGTGCGGACGATCCTCGGTGACGAGAACCGGATCCTCACCGTATCAAGTTACATCACAAGCGAAGTCCACGGGATCGGCGATGTCTGTATCGGCGTGCCCGCCCGCCTCAACCGGAACGGTGTCTTCCCGGTACCCATACGGCTCCAGGGTGACGAAGTTACCGGGTTCCAGGAGTCGGTCCAGAAGATCCGCACGATCACCACCGAAGTGATGGAGCGGCTGGAAGAGGCCCGCTAG